A window of Watersipora subatra chromosome 10, tzWatSuba1.1, whole genome shotgun sequence genomic DNA:
tacaatgttccttgaTTGTACAAAACTATtgctttcaccactatcagcgtcagtgctgtcactttcattgTCTGAGTATTTAATTACTTTTGAATCAGAATCGGCAATAATTTCAAcaataaattatgttttttaacATGGGAGGTGCTTGCAGAAGCCATATTATAACTAACAAGTTCGATCGTCAGAAAAAAAGTTCATTTTTGACTTGGAACTTCCTGATCCAAGATTATATAATTTGCTTCGCCAAATAAGCTAATTTTTGAGAGAATCGTTCAGACCACATTGTTAATGCTTTAGAAATAATAATGATCGTTGTTTATGTTGTCACGAGTCATTAATATTTAGTTACTACGGAACAAcaatgaatttcgcgaaatgtGACTGCCGCAGTCGATCATAAAATTCGCATAACTGGCATATGGCAGTGCAAGTGTTAATATCTACACTGCAACTTGGTGATGcatttcttttgagtgtttagACCAACTTTGGAAAATCATATATGTGCATACAagtatctcaaatcaattttcaTTGAATTCCATGTAAACTTCAACCAAAGTCATTTTAAACTTTGATTTCTATACCAACTTTTCCCAAATGTTATAAGGAAAGAAATTTTAGATACTggacagattaaaatttaccgCTTTCCAAAAAAGTATATgattacaaattttttaaagttaaaatagGTTTGTTCACTTTTGCCGAAACTGAAGAATGTatttaaatatctatatttatttatttaaaatcgAAATTATTTCTCTGAGAAATcatagttttgcaaaataatgaatgtttttttaatatttcattacCTGAAGAATGCAACCACACGCAGATTATAAATACGAGATATAAAAATCAATGTGCAACAACGAGAGAGTTAAACAGCATCGGCACCGATGGCTTTCAGCACTGCATGGCATCATGGCAGAAGAGGTGGCACAAATATACTGGTAGCCAAGGGGAGTACTTTGAAGGGGACTAACTAGATAAGTAAATTGAAGCAATGCTTTTGGAGTTATATCTCCATTCctggaacttttggatcagacctcgtacaGTTATCTCTCTCACGTATTATTCCATTGGTATGAAAACATATGTTAATTATTTATAGCAGCATCTAGGATAAAAAATTCCTATCTATCACAAAATACCGGTTCTCTCAAGAAACTTAATTATTTGTCAAGTAAAATTAGTTTTCTACAATTGACCTTGACTTTGCCTTTCTTGAATTCATTAGCATTAgcttaacaatttttttttcagccTGTTCACCAAAACATATAGTATCACATAGgcgttttttattattttacactaaataaataaatgcttACAACTGATTATTATTAGATGCTGTAAAACTATTCGATAAATGCCAAACAAATTATTCTCAAGTGTGCACCTTTCAGcaccaaaaaggaaaaattacAGCAGCCGCCAGAAAAAACCAAGAGCAGTAGCTATTAAACATCACAACATACTAATGTAACTACGCAGACCTGTTCATTACATTGCATACTAGCTGGTGGGTGATATATACTATCATGTAAATTGTTTTGTCTATATAAACTTCAGATGCTCAACCTGAGGAATTCCATACTCAGCTTTGTGCGTCTCAAATAGATGCTGCAGAGCAGCTATGTACCTTGCATGCAACTCAGCCACCTCTTGATTGGTTGGTTCAGCATTATGCGTAACTTCTAGGGGCTCTCCAACTGAAAGAATTATTACTTATAAGTGTGAGCTGCAGAGCTGCATGAAACTGTAGTTGTCTTTTCTTTAAAGCTGTCTAAATTAGTTGCTTATTGTACAGAGTAGCTTGTAGCTAGATGCGGAAAAGCAACTACAACTAATGCTCTaagaaattaaacaataaaGGCAGCAAGCTGTCTACTTGACTGCTTAAATGGATAGATGTTTGCGCGTTTTTTGCTTCAGGAACTGCAGTTTTAGTGTTTGTTTTGAGAGCTTGAATCCACAACTTAATATAACATATGAACTGCTATGCataataatgttaaaatattattattttataacgcATTGCCTTTACCCAAACAGCTTTTTGAATGATATTTCTTAGTCGACAGTTGCTATGACCACCTGCAAATTACGTAGTTGGAAAACATCAGGTACTCGGATACCAGTTATAGACCAAATTTGTTGTGCTTGACCAGCAAGAAATGCTTTTTGCAATACTCAAAACAGATGCAGCTTAATGGTACAGTGATAgcattttcaaataaaacaaattaaacatgtatttttgtagcaatattttatttttatttaaaatgacataaaaataaaaacattggaAGACCtccttaaaaataaaatatgtcttAGGCCGGATGTTAACTGTTGTACTTTTAGTGAGTAACCACAGTTTGTCAAAAGGTCGTCATGGCATGAATTTGAATTGATTAGTTCAAACAAGGCAGATGAGACAAATAGGCTTGATTTAGTTTTATTGCACATTTGAATTGGTTCCTCACTTTGCTTCTTTAAATAAGCCTATATGCTTTCCGAATCTTTGATCTTATTTTAATCAGCGAAAATCAACTGTAATATAACAGTTGATTACACGGTGAAATCGATAACACGGTTGTGTGTATGTACAACATTTATTCACCAACAGGTCTTATAGGTTTCCTGTAGGACTCACAGTTATATACTTTCAGCTCATCAACATATGCTTTAGGTTTTCTGCAAGGTTTGACAGTTATACAAATTAAACTCACCAACAGTTGTGACAGGTTTCCTGTAAGGAATCAGTCCGAAACTGTATTGAAAGATTCCTCTGCCGTGGAATAGAGGCGGGGAAAAGCCTAAGTACTTGGTTAGCCATTGCTGGAGGGCCCTGACCTTTGATCCATGTGGATTATTTACTTGAACAAACACTTCATTTTCTCCAAAGCTAAAGACGGGTACGATAGAAGCTCTAAAATGATAGTTCAGTTTGGGTAATTTCTGGTTGCATACTACTAAGGCAAACAATTGCGAAGCGTTATTATGTGCACTTGTTTAAATTGGTGTTCAAATCTCAACAACTGCACACAAATAACACATACTCATTAATCCTTTGTTTACTTCGATTAAGGGTGTTACAAGTCTTTTAATAATAGGAGTCATCTTCTATTACTCAATGAAAGCACAACTTCGGACATCCTCATTCCTAATTACTAATTCCAGtaaatataattacatgtagttttaaaagttagtgGTTGTGTTTTACGCCTAAAGAAGTTATATTTTGTTGTGTGCAAAAGACTGCCTTTTTTTGCGTATATAATTCCGTTGCAGCTGATAAGGCTGATGAGACATGCAGACTAAAGCACTtcataaaatgtgaaaataaaacagaaatGCTTCCTGTGACTGAAAAAACAAGCTCTAGCTAACAggatttacaaaaattattatgaTTAGGTTATGCACGTCTAGAAATCTTCGGATTATTTTTCCTTAACCTCTATTTATCAAGTGAACAATAATTTGTTGCTTATCTTGTAGGTATAGCCATCCTTAACTTAACGATTACACATAGCATTTTTGCTTACTCCGTATGTACAGTAAAACTTCACATGTTTGTGTATATGGCTAGCTTTAACTCGCAATGTTGTCATATACACCATTTGCTAATTAGGTATGCATAGAATCTTTTCACTAATGTTGCACAAGTATGTATACTTTTGTATTAGTGCTGCacaatatctttgcatgtacattccattatttggtttcaaaatatatcgaatatcgaaaaatattgaacaatggagttatcttctctcgatATATAGTGTTAAGCTGTAACATGAACGATATGAGAGGATATTGGTTAATACTGGTTaaaaaacaggagttgtcaccTCGTTACAATAAAGAAAATGGACAACTCCATTTTTGCCAAATAAATTCGGCCGATATTTCGATAATATATtggcttcgatattcatatcgacttgaaaactgaccaaatataaaatcatccactgaaatatatcgtcatacCGAATTATATCGTGCTATCGTGCAGCACTATTTTGTATAGCTGTCCTTTTCTCATCCAGTATGTTTATCAATCTTTCATAGGCCTTGTCGATCTATCAATGATTCACTTACCCTGTACGTATGGCACTTTTGATGAAACCCATTTTCTTTGCTAGGTTTAGAGTATAATGGCCTGGGTGAGCTTCTAATGCTTCCAGTGCTCCTCCAATCGCGAGGCAAGCAGCATTTCCTTGACCCTTAGACCGGAGAATATACTCTAGACTGCTTTTGTTGCACCCACAAGTACCTGCATTTTTTTAGATAAGTAAAAAGAAATAGTGAGAGTACGAGAAAATTTACTCATCAAAGTATCTCACAGTTATGTGTATCGCTGTGAGATTTCAGATGAAGACCTTGAAATTGTGACCATAATGATATGATTTGAATACTTTTAGCTGTAACCTAGTTTCAAAACATACACAATTGTCACACACAATTGATagtgttttttatataaaaaatgcgTAAACGTATATTGAGTTTTTTCTCCAACAACAGTGTGATGGTTTTTAACAGacaaatattatttgattagTAAGATTGCTTTAAATTCTGATGTCACTttccaaatttatttttaaagcgTGACCTCAATATTTtcgccttttcaagttttagcACCAACAGGTCATTTTTCCCTATTTGTGCCTCAACAAAGATATTGTGTTTTTATCATAATCTTGTCACATTAATATCACACATTTTTCCAATTCATTTTCTGTAGGCTTGCAACACCTGCcatattttacaaacttttcTATGTGAGTCAATCTGcttttatttgcacaattttttgAAATCATTTTCTAAAAACTGTTATTACTGCTACTTCTAATCTTAATACAACATATGAGTTTTGTGTAGTTGTCTTACCAGCTGACATGAAATAATCTCTGTAGAAAGGAAACGAAAAGTGTCCATCCAAAACAAGCAGGTAGGGTGTTAGTCCAGGGAACAGCTTACTAAATCCAGTTCCTTCTGTGGCAAAGCTGCAGAAGTGACTCACACAGAGAACTCCATGTGGATGCAGTGCAAATATATAGTTTTTGTTTGGGTCCAGGTCACACGATTTCACTAGATTTAATGGAAAAAAATCTCTAAAGTACTTCCATAGTGACCAGTGGCGTACGGACTCAATTCTCCTTCCTCCACGAAAAggtgtttttctatcatatACAAACCACCCCAGATACAAGACTGCTAAGGGCCACAGTCTACAAGCAATAATACATTAGTAATCAGATcgtttataaaaatattgtgtgCAAATTCGCTGTAACTGATCTCTTTGATACAATCTGTAAGTTTACTCCTATTAATATTAAGAAAGTATAAAGAGTCCTCAGCATATTGCTAAGTCCAAGAGTCTAAACTCATAATTACTGTTTTTCTATGAATCAAATAGGTTCAAAGTTGCTGCCAATCTAAATCACAAAACCGGTATAACCAAAATGCATTTGACGCCATTTTGTGTCGCTAAATTTTTGCCAAGTTATTCGCAGTGAGAGTACTACTTAACACCATAAAAATTCTCACTGCTGATGAATCTGGATCAGTAATACTCGACTAAGCTCTCCACAGTAGAGGTAAAGCTGTTCAGCATGACATTTTCTTAGACTTAGCTCTTTTAATCTCAAAAGATTTGCGTACTAAAAGTGACTGAAATTCATGCGACCCCTGAAGTAAGATTTGTATATTAAGTAGTAAACTCTGTTGATATCTTGTAAGATGGAGCGCAGCATTAAggaatacaataataaaattgtaattagCTATCCTGGCTTAGTGAGTGCAGCTAGTTGACTACATATGAGTTGAAAAGCGGCTGTGACCTGAAAGTCAATTGACTTTAACCAGTTTTGTTTTGAGGATACAACGCAAACATTGCAAAAATCTATATAGTTCAACTCCGAATCTTTACAACAGTAGGGTGCAAATTCACCAGGAGTGGGAAAATCCAAACCTATTTGAAGCATAAAAACACAGTTATAAATGAGGAAGAATATAAAATGCCCTTTTAGGTGTACCATGTATACTCCTAGTGCAGAGTACACCTAAACTTAGCTAGGCCAAAAACATATGTGTTATAGTTGGCGGTGTTCCAATGAAGGACACGACTTTGTCAAAAAGTTATCCTAAGGTTGTGAAGTATTTCAGAAATCACTATTTGCAAATCATGTCTGCATCTCCAATTTTTAATAGCACTatgatttttcattgctgtAACAATTGAAGTTCAATTGGGTACAAAAAACTTTACTTGTAGCATATGAGCAAGTAGTTAAAAGAATAAATAGAATGcaacttaaaataaaactacATTTGAAGTTCTGAGCCTGTAGATTAGTGTTATATACTTTTTCATTAATTTGCATGCTAGTTTATTTTCAAACTATGCTTAAAATGGCAAAAATCATTGATACGCttgatttgtttcatttttgatGATTTTGGAGATTTTTACATTGCATAAGTGGTGCATGAGCAAAAAATCCCAAAAGCAATTGAAGTAttagcattttatttgaaagtgcAAGTAGTATCACAAATGTATCATCAGCACATCAAATTGTTAAAACAAAGACATTTCCTTTTTTCTCATAAGTCATCAAATCGAAGCTTTTTTAAACTCGGGAAAAGCTGGTATCGATTTtgcttttttttcaaatttttcatgttGTGTCACACCAAGTAATGCCAATTGAATTATAAAGTTTTCAAGCAGTAGGTTTTTTCCAAAATACCTACAGATTTGGTCTTATTTTAGAAGACTCATCTACAAACATTGCAAAATGATGGATTCATCCAACTCTGAGTTAATAAAAGGTATATACTACTGACCTGGTGAAACAGAGGTAGACAAAGACAAGCGAGCAGAAGAATCCCAGAAATAAAAATGATGCGATCCACTGCATGACAGCAAGTGTTTGAATTCGTCTTCTCAATGGTATAAGAATGGGAGCGAACTCCAATCCAAAGAGCTTTGCCATGGTGAGCCAGTCTGCATCAAAGCCAAAAGAACTTCAAAGAATACAAGTTACTGCTGCCCACTGCCATTGTTAGTACTGAAAACCAACTGTGAGAAGCTCTTGTGGTCCACTGAACATAAGCTTAGAGGCAAGTAGCTAGCTGGTTTGGTATCATTGGCCATTGTATGGTGCAGAGTTACaagcaaagtttataatatttttatttaaaagcatGTTACATGTAATTCAACTTTAGTTTTCGCAAATACTTGCTGGAGCATGCTAACAATGTATTTAGTcagaatttaaaaattgaatattCCTACAATATTTGCTTTTTTCCTGACCATTATAGTTATTTCTAGGTAACTCCTAAcagttttaaaatgaattttactTGCTTCTATTATAGTTAGTAAAAAAGGGCAGCATGTAGATGCAGCATAGGCGGCAGCTAATTTCCAATATGATACTTCAGATAAATATTCATTTACGACTAAAATGTAttggaaaaataatttttattcagTAGTCGTTTATGTAAACATGTGTATGAAGTTTAGGGTTTGATTTGATAAATAGCTAGAGACAACATATAACTTGgtttttggcttttaaaacataAGTAACTCAACCCAGTGGGCTTAAAACTAAGCTATTGAAATTATAATCCCATAAGGtttcaatattatatttttggcAACAAACTTTATTTCAATATTTATAAGCTATTAATTAGgatattataaaaattttcaatatttttattatctaCATGTTTACGTAACATAAGTATTTAATGAGCAATCTAAAAGCATTGCTCCTAATTCTTGATTTGTTTCTTTTATTGTCATACTGAAGTTTCATGTTAGACTCTCATCCATTCCATAGGATCAAGTCTGGCAGACTAGCATTACCATCTCTTGCAAGGTTTTAAGTTAATTTTATAAAAGATTTGAAACTCTACTTGTTTCACGATTACTACAATGACACACTTTATGTTTATTTCTCCTCCTGTCTAGGACCTGCCAAGTAAGCTGGTATTTAACACTTTTGGCTTGCATGGTAACATATTTTCTGAAAGGTTATGACAAATAAATACGATGAATGTAAAATAGCCTACATATGTGTTAGACATGCTAATGACTCTTGCAACTTCTAGCTCTTTAATTGCACCTTGAGTTTAagcttgaaaataaaacaatttcctAAACTTTAGGCTACTAGAAAAGACTAGATAAAGGATGAAATACTATATCATGAAAGACTAACTAATGCATGTTCGCAACTCAATGATGTAGTTGCTTAGCCATTGGTGAGAGCAATTGCTTACGCTAGCTTTGCTCTAACTAATAGATAATCAATGAGTTTCTAGGCAGAGGATAGCCTTGAAGTACAAAATAAAACTGCTATAGAAATAGTAAACATTACGTAACAAAATAACTGCATATATTactattaaccctttcgcgggcagtgcgacgtttttgtcgctttgcgatacggctgctaatgggcagtgcgacgtttttgtcgtttcggtaatgtattttattattgccgtttctggttagctaaatgccgttttttgtttactttttttatcaatagcaagctacgatatagtagtttcggttagcctcaaaaattgatTTCAAGGTcgaaaaaaaacgatcgtttttagcagtgatgaataaataaactttcgaaaaaattagaaaattgttctaaataatttatcaacttttatttttcttgcttcggttttagcttttatttaccaaattttttgagagtttgactttagtttaccatcatggcgacttctaaaagaacctcccgaaattattctaataaagcaagtactagtaccaaaattactaagagattcagagctgacagtgactttttagatttagtagcaagagatgacagtgaatcaggtttgaattgtgattgtaatgactttacatctggaagtgacagtgatgaaaaggctggtagcagtaatgatgaggatgtgagtaggagtggtgccagtgcctggaagaatataaccaacataaacagagataaatctcccacaattcagcagtttatagcagtgacaggctCAGTATTTACTCtagtagatgctcaaccagtagagtattttgaaaagttttttgagcctgtcattccaggaagtacatttttgtgggagctctttgttacacgaataagtacatggtgcaaagactgtgatgtggccctttgtaaaggagaatgctttcgaaaatattattcataaatagacaattattatgaaaagcatatattttatgttatacatctttatttgtttataatatatatatatatatatatgcctatggacatatacatgtatacatatgcacatttaaacatagatatatgcacataataacacacagaaaagtgtatgaaccttttaaaaaaatggattttttggaaaattaattcgcccatgggagtctgatttagttttgaaaattcgcccgcgaaagggttaagtattttcaaaacaattaaaaatgacTGTGCTGAAATTTGGCTATACAGTAGCTCAAGTGATGATAGATATGTTGGTTACTCAGCATacttttatgtaatatatatttgcTTCAGTACACAGCGGCAAAAAATTGCTTCGCAAAGTTGGAAAAGTCTTTGTTAAGATGACACTGcataaaaatatgattttagcaTTATATTCAAATAAAGCGCAAATAAACTAGCCTTATTTTAGATAAAAAATAGGACAAAACTTATTGCCTCAATTGCACCTTTATTATATTCGGCAAGCCAAAAttaatttactgtaaaacctctatttgaatgccagcTTTATTTGAaggtcacctctatttgaacgtcacctctaataaaacactATCATAAGGGAAAGGTTGAGAAATGGTGCACCATgccattcaaatagaggtttacaGTAGTTAGTAACATTGTACccactgaaaatttaaattgtgCAATCAATTGTGCTCGCTTATTTAATTAGACTTGAAACTTTTGGAAACTTAAAGAGtatttcaaacatttttcatAATTAAAAACACACTAGATTTGTTGATGTATGCTCTAACCACTCTGTAGTCATGAACATCATTCATGTTCACAGTATCACCGTTGGTTATATTGGCTAAGAATTGATACCCTACAATCTACAGTTAAGCTTAAACATAGATTCGACAAAACTATAACAATTATCAACAGGTTGAGACAAATCTGGTAAAGGACATGCTTTGATAACCAATTGGAAAGGTTCTCTAGCTTTATCTTATGCTAagaaatatacatttaaatcTTGCGGTAGATcatatttgaagttttttgtAGTCTGTCTTTCTAATTAAAGGAGTGAATTGCAAGTCAAAGCAATGAAATCTAGCAGAATTTCAAGACCACCAatccaaaatatttgtatttatcctccCAGACCTaagaaaaacattattttatactttGTAACACCAGCATGCAAGATCCaaccatcgtatgtttcagtttatgaactttttgtAGTTACAACCTCCTACCTCCACTATCTCGACTCTcgcacaatactattagattatcaactttcGTTCAACCACTTTTGTTCCATTCAATAATTCCTGACTTCCGTCTTCccatttttgttttggcatgtaGCGAATAACATCTTTTTGCTGACAACTACCAATGTCACTAAAAgcttatacatatacataatacatGCAACTTTATCAAAGTATAATTCACAGAAAAGGTAGCCAcgatttacatataatttcaCTTCTGCTAGTAGCCTTTTCACAGTATGAAAATGCTATTTACCCAGGAAGATGAATGCGCTGGCTTCAAGCTTATTAAACCGGCTGTGTCCTTGCGATTACATGTACTGTAGCAC
This region includes:
- the LOC137405986 gene encoding 2-acylglycerol O-acyltransferase 1-like, with protein sequence MAKLFGLEFAPILIPLRRRIQTLAVMQWIASFLFLGFFCSLVFVYLCFTRLWPLAVLYLGWFVYDRKTPFRGGRRIESVRHWSLWKYFRDFFPLNLVKSCDLDPNKNYIFALHPHGVLCVSHFCSFATEGTGFSKLFPGLTPYLLVLDGHFSFPFYRDYFMSAGTCGCNKSSLEYILRSKGQGNAACLAIGGALEALEAHPGHYTLNLAKKMGFIKSAIRTGASIVPVFSFGENEVFVQVNNPHGSKVRALQQWLTKYLGFSPPLFHGRGIFQYSFGLIPYRKPVTTVVGEPLEVTHNAEPTNQEVAELHARYIAALQHLFETHKAEYGIPQVEHLKFI